A genomic segment from Corylus avellana chromosome ca5, CavTom2PMs-1.0 encodes:
- the LOC132181848 gene encoding ankyrin repeat-containing protein BDA1-like — MDQKLRDAAEQGDIDALYSLIEIDTEVLNKIDEISFVQTPLHVAADAGQTEFAMEMMMLKPSFAKKLNPNGFTPLLLAMHNNQDQLVRELLTTHKDLVCAQGKGGMNPLHYAAQTGHLRLLANFLKFYPKCIRDVTSRKETALHVALKNDKLDAFQVLVGWLRRAWFEEAKSWGRRLLNVQDLNGNTVLHIAASKNQPQVVRWILDLGARVNFEIFEGFTALDIAVDMQTQVDNQEMRNMLCRAGAKSASSRSTGPFADYLRSPIPINEKLFTWFFRQRTLMSNDMRNMLLVVAVLLVTIAYQSALSPPGGFWQDNQFNTITNASSEVSQPPHRAGTLVLFSVACVFWWVAVS; from the exons ATGGATCAGAAATTGAGGGATGCTGCCGAGCAAGGAGACATTGACGCCTTGTACTCGTTGATTGAAATCGACACAGAAGTTTTGAACAAGATCGATGAGATTTCATTTGTTCAGACGCCTTTACACGTAGCTGCAGATGCAGGACAGACCGAGTTTGCCATGGAGATGATGATGTTAAAGCCATCATTTGCTAAGAAGCTTAACCCAAATGGCTTCACCCCCTTACTCCTTGCTATGCATAATAACCAAGACCAATTGGTGCGCGAGCTACTTACAACTCATAAGGACCTTGTTTGTGCACAAGGAAAGGGTGGTATGAATCCTTTACATTATGCAGCTCAAACAGGCCACCTCCGTCTCTTGGctaattttctaaaattctaCCCCAAATGTATTAGAGATGTGACAAGTCGAAAGGAGACTGCCCTGCATGTTGCACTGAAAAATGACAAGTTAGATGCCTTTCAGGTCCTTGTTGGATGGCTTCGGCGTGCCTGGTTTGAAGAAGCGAAATCATGGGGGAGGAGGTTACTGAATGTTCAAGATTTGAATGGTAACACTGTGTTGCACATTGCAGCATCCAAAAATCAACCTCAG GTCGTGAGGTGGATATTAGATTTGGGAGCCCGTGTaaactttgaaatttttgaGGGTTTTACTGCTCTGGACATCGCGGTGGATATGCAAACACAAGTGGACAACCAAGAGATGAGGAATATGCTATGCCGTGCTGGAGCAAAAAGTGCTTCATCTCGTTCTACGGGTCCTTTTGCAGATTATTTAAGATCTCCTATCCCAATTAATGAGAAGTTATTCACATGGTTCTTTCGTCAGAGAACGCTAATGTCAAACGACATGCGCAATATGCTGCTGGTGGTTGCTGTACTGCTTGTAACAATCGCCTACCAATCAGCACTCAGTCCTCCGGGAGGATTTTGGCAAGATAATCAGTTCAATACCATTACCAATGCAAGTAGTGAAGTCAGTCAACCCCCACACCGCGCAGGGACA CTCgttttgttttctgttgctTGTGTTTTTTGGTGGGTTGCTGTCTCCTAG
- the LOC132180242 gene encoding uncharacterized protein LOC132180242: MVDNQEMRNMLCRAGAKSASSLPTIVSWADYFRSRLTRNEKLYRWFLCGKTLLSNDMRNMLLVVAVLLVTIAYQAILSPPGGFWQDNYIPGNNNQLNITAAAGASDEVSQPPHQVGTVTMPGHFFPLHVATLDYHSPPSWAS, from the coding sequence ATGGTGGACAACCAAGAGATGAGGAATATGCTATGCCGTGCCGGAGCAAAAAGTGCTTCATCTCTTCCTACTATTGTTTCTTGGGCAGATTACTTCAGATCTCGTCTCACAAGAAATGAGAAGTTATACAGATGGTTCTTATGTGGGAAAACGCTATTGTCAAACGACATGCGCAATATGCTGTTGGTGGTTGCTGTACTGCTTGTAACAATCGCCTACCAAGCAATACTCAGCCCCCCTGGAGGATTTTGGCAAGATAATTATATTCCCGGAAACAATAATCAGCTCAATATCACAGCCGCCGCCGGCGCAAGTGATGAAGTCAGTCAACCCCCACACCAGGTGGGGACAGTTACCATGCCCGGACACTTTTTCCCTCTACACGTGGCTACTCTTGATTATCATAGTCCTCCCTCCTGGGCTTCCTAG
- the LOC132181849 gene encoding ankyrin repeat-containing protein BDA1-like: MDQTLRDASEQGNVDGLYSSIARDPKVLDNIDEIPFVDTPLHVAAAAGQTQFAMEMMMLKPSFARKLNPNGFTLLKNHKDLVCAQGRGGMNPLHYAAQTGNLNLLAKILRVCPKSIQVVTNQSETALHVAVKNDMLVAFQLLFGWLQRTWFKNAEYWQRWTLTWRDVDGNTVLHIAASKNQLQASSFYCVF; this comes from the exons ATGGATCAGACTTTGAGGGACGCTTCTGAACAAGGAAACGTTGACGGCTTGTACTCGTCGATTGCAAGGGACCCGAAAGTTTTGGACAATATCGATGAGATTCCGTTTGTTGACACCCCATTACACGTGGCTGCAGCTGCTGGACAGACCCAGTTTGCGATGGAGATGATGATGTTAAAGCCATCATTTGCTAGGAAGCTTAACCCAAATGGCTTCACG CTACTTAAAAATCATAAGGACCTTGTCTGCGCGCAAGGAAGGGGTGGTATGAATCCTTTACATTATGCAGCTCAAACAGGAAACCTCAATCTATTGGCTAAAATTTTAAGAGTCTGCCCCAAGTCGATTCAAGTTGTGACAAATCAAAGTGAGACTGCTCTGCATGTTGCAGTGAAAAACGACATGTTAGTTGCTTTTCAGCTCCTGTTTGGATGGCTTCAGCGAACCTGGTTTAAAAATGCGGAATACTGGCAGAGGTGGACGCTGACTTGGAGGGATGTGGATGGTAACACTGTGCTGCACATTGCAGCATCCAAAAATCAACTCCAGGCAAGTTCTTTCTACTGTGTTTTCTAG